A stretch of Vicinamibacterales bacterium DNA encodes these proteins:
- a CDS encoding type II toxin-antitoxin system VapC family toxin produces the protein MTVDARTLVAIARKEPGFEGLVAQVVEDENPRVCATAVAEAAIILSTRGDWMSELTLDVMIGQLGITVVPFTRDHWRAAVEAYQRGVKAGQSPAPAFGRCLSAAVAAKLGAPLIE, from the coding sequence ATGACTGTCGATGCGCGAACACTGGTCGCGATCGCGCGCAAGGAGCCTGGCTTCGAGGGCCTGGTCGCCCAGGTGGTGGAGGACGAGAACCCCCGGGTATGCGCGACCGCAGTGGCCGAAGCGGCGATCATCCTGTCGACAAGAGGCGACTGGATGTCGGAGCTGACCTTGGACGTCATGATTGGCCAATTGGGTATCACGGTGGTGCCGTTCACCAGGGACCACTGGAGAGCGGCGGTCGAGGCGTACCAAAGGGGCGTCAAGGCCGGCCAGTCACCCGCGCCGGCATTCGGCAGGTGCCTCAGCGCCGCGGTCGCGGCAAAGCTTGGTGCGCCGCTGATCGAGTAG
- a CDS encoding type II toxin-antitoxin system VapB family antitoxin: MDRERRYSSDGVEKHMLILDLVRVTGESEEEAVIVSLRERLARLTKPISKAERVQQVMNFLETSCRSVRQTPNQPLTRKEEDAILGYGPEGV, from the coding sequence ATGGATCGCGAGCGCAGATACTCCAGCGATGGTGTCGAGAAGCACATGCTCATTCTCGATTTGGTTCGGGTCACTGGCGAGTCTGAGGAAGAGGCGGTAATCGTCTCCTTGCGAGAGCGATTGGCGCGGTTAACGAAACCGATCTCCAAAGCGGAGCGGGTGCAGCAGGTGATGAATTTCCTGGAGACGTCCTGCCGGTCAGTGCGCCAGACACCAAATCAGCCCCTGACACGCAAGGAAGAGGATGCCATCCTCGGCTACGGACCGGAGGGCGTATGA
- a CDS encoding DUF2075 domain-containing protein: protein MPELLIPGAYYAADVATFIAASPEQILGVLALRSNFNVDQTQRDAWVGEIEILKDALTGTDGTLILEFDVPRIGSRIDAVLLSGPAVFVIEFKVGERHRTRDHFNQVWDYALDLKNFHQASHGAPIFPILLPTEADHSEGIFAEPSPDGVFPPAFCNGDGLKQLIAEGLKKANGPIIEASAWANAPYRPTPTIIEAARALYSRHSVDAIARHDAGAQNLSVTSQRIEALIDTARKEGQKIIIFVTGVPGAGKTLVGLNVATQNRADTPVHAVFLSGNGPLVAVLREALVRDELQRRRHAGEQVRKGEVGQKVKAFIQNVHHFRDAGLRDVTAPVDHVVIFDEAQRAWDLRQTANFMLRRKKRADFDQSEPQVLVSYLDRHKDWAVVICLVGGGQEINRGEAGIAGWLDAMETSFQGWTAYASPHLSESEPDTVRAIEDLRRREKIKEDPALHLAVSMRSFRAENVSSFVKAVLDLDTLDAQATLRQMAGRFPMAVTRDLFKAKSWIREHARGTERVGLVASSGAQRLKPHAIDIRVNVDPVHWFLSEPDDLRGSNFLEDAATEFQVQGLEVDWACVTWDADLRLTDHGWSHHSFVGNRWTTVRNLDRQKYLVNAYRVLLTRARQGMVIFVPPGEAGDATRPPEYYQRTYEYFKDLGIPAV from the coding sequence ATGCCTGAACTCTTGATTCCTGGCGCCTACTATGCCGCAGATGTCGCGACGTTTATCGCGGCTTCGCCGGAGCAGATCCTAGGCGTTCTCGCCCTTCGCAGCAACTTCAACGTAGACCAAACGCAGCGCGACGCGTGGGTCGGCGAAATCGAAATACTCAAGGACGCGCTTACTGGCACCGACGGGACCTTAATTCTTGAGTTCGATGTTCCCCGAATCGGTAGCCGCATAGACGCTGTGCTGCTGTCTGGGCCGGCTGTGTTTGTAATTGAATTCAAAGTTGGCGAGCGCCACCGCACGCGTGACCACTTCAATCAAGTCTGGGACTACGCTCTAGACCTTAAGAACTTTCACCAGGCTAGCCATGGCGCTCCCATTTTTCCGATTCTCTTACCAACGGAGGCCGATCACTCCGAAGGGATCTTTGCAGAGCCTTCACCAGACGGCGTGTTCCCGCCGGCATTCTGCAATGGCGACGGACTGAAGCAGCTCATTGCAGAGGGTCTCAAGAAGGCCAATGGGCCAATCATTGAAGCGAGCGCCTGGGCGAATGCTCCCTATCGACCCACTCCAACAATTATCGAGGCAGCTCGGGCGCTGTATTCTCGCCACTCCGTGGATGCGATCGCCCGGCATGATGCTGGCGCACAGAACCTAAGCGTTACCTCGCAGCGCATCGAAGCCCTTATCGACACAGCGCGAAAGGAAGGGCAGAAGATCATAATCTTTGTCACAGGAGTGCCCGGTGCGGGTAAGACGTTGGTAGGCCTGAATGTGGCCACGCAGAATCGCGCAGACACACCAGTGCATGCTGTGTTCCTCTCAGGTAACGGCCCGCTGGTGGCGGTGCTGCGCGAAGCTCTTGTGCGCGATGAACTGCAACGCAGGCGGCATGCGGGTGAGCAAGTTCGCAAGGGAGAGGTCGGTCAGAAAGTCAAAGCCTTCATCCAGAACGTCCACCACTTTCGGGATGCTGGCCTGAGAGACGTGACTGCTCCGGTAGACCATGTGGTGATCTTCGATGAAGCTCAGCGAGCCTGGGACCTTAGGCAAACTGCGAATTTCATGCTGCGGCGAAAGAAACGTGCTGACTTTGATCAATCGGAGCCGCAGGTCTTGGTTTCGTATCTCGATCGCCACAAGGATTGGGCTGTCGTGATTTGCCTCGTTGGCGGCGGGCAGGAGATCAACCGGGGCGAGGCTGGCATCGCCGGATGGCTAGATGCGATGGAAACGTCTTTCCAAGGCTGGACCGCGTACGCCTCTCCTCATCTCTCTGAGAGCGAACCCGATACAGTTCGTGCAATCGAGGACCTTCGGCGCCGCGAGAAGATAAAGGAGGATCCGGCTTTGCATCTGGCAGTGTCGATGCGATCCTTTCGCGCTGAGAACGTGTCGTCATTCGTGAAGGCCGTGCTCGACCTCGACACCCTGGATGCGCAGGCCACCCTGCGGCAGATGGCAGGTCGATTCCCCATGGCTGTGACTCGCGACTTGTTCAAAGCCAAGAGCTGGATTCGTGAACATGCGAGGGGCACTGAACGTGTGGGATTGGTCGCATCGTCTGGGGCTCAGCGTCTCAAACCCCACGCGATCGACATTCGCGTGAACGTCGACCCAGTGCACTGGTTCTTGAGCGAGCCTGACGACCTGAGAGGTAGCAATTTTCTCGAGGATGCTGCCACGGAATTCCAAGTTCAGGGCCTTGAAGTCGACTGGGCCTGTGTCACTTGGGATGCGGACCTGCGGTTAACCGACCATGGCTGGAGCCATCACTCATTCGTGGGCAACCGATGGACCACGGTGAGGAATCTGGATCGACAGAAATATCTCGTGAACGCCTATCGCGTGTTGCTTACCCGCGCTCGGCAAGGGATGGTGATCTTCGTGCCGCCGGGCGAAGCGGGCGATGCGACGCGGCCTCCGGAGTATT
- a CDS encoding DUF2730 family protein codes for MTTDDDMRERIQSLETKFDGLEKKIDQLPTKDDFETMTNKVSILVGEAKDAARNAAEGYKATLDRIERKLGELNTNVEVRLSDHDKVLANHNSRLIAVEPPQRP; via the coding sequence ATGACGACCGACGACGATATGCGCGAAAGAATCCAGAGTCTGGAAACGAAGTTCGACGGTCTGGAGAAGAAGATCGACCAGCTCCCGACGAAGGATGACTTTGAGACAATGACCAACAAGGTGTCCATCCTTGTCGGTGAGGCGAAGGACGCCGCGAGGAATGCGGCGGAAGGCTACAAGGCGACGCTAGACCGCATCGAGCGGAAGCTCGGCGAGCTGAACACGAACGTGGAGGTCAGGCTGTCGGACCATGACAAGGTCCTGGCAAACCACAACAGTCGCCTGATCGCTGTCGAGCCGCCACAACGCCCCTAG
- a CDS encoding transcriptional regulator, with product MARNAEVIRQWKLLLHLDGLSHGRSVDELATELAVNKRTVWRDLAALQEAGFPLVDGKRERKTVWRVMQLPLKSLTDAGLSVTEVCSLYMSRALLLTLTGSPFEAGLNSLLKKVQRALSPKTREFLNELPNVVRVRPEPRKKVSAGYNEMVAKLIEASTRRKVTEMRYFSVSSNRQKDYIVHPYVVEYSDGGLYLRAYVPEYDEVRLFAAERLKKIRITDESFTPVKAVSGEDFEPSLGLGNGKPERVVLEFSSRVAPYVRERVWHKSQQIDELPDGGLRLGLKVSRDWALHGWVLSWGPHVRVTAPSTLAHEILDMLDDARDFYVPRLNLEPAFTPAAPASVAASLPLRLASAPRRAPVRRDAAGR from the coding sequence ATGGCCCGTAACGCCGAAGTCATCCGCCAGTGGAAGCTCCTGCTCCACCTGGACGGCCTCTCCCACGGGCGCTCCGTGGACGAGCTCGCCACCGAGCTGGCCGTCAACAAACGCACGGTCTGGCGCGACCTCGCCGCCCTCCAGGAGGCCGGCTTCCCGCTCGTGGACGGCAAGCGCGAACGCAAGACGGTGTGGCGCGTCATGCAGTTGCCGCTCAAGTCGCTGACCGACGCGGGCCTCTCGGTCACCGAGGTCTGCTCGCTCTACATGAGCCGCGCGCTGCTGTTGACGCTCACCGGTTCGCCGTTCGAGGCCGGGCTCAACTCGCTCCTCAAGAAGGTTCAGCGCGCCCTCTCGCCGAAGACCCGCGAATTCCTCAACGAGCTCCCGAACGTCGTCCGCGTCAGGCCCGAGCCGCGTAAGAAGGTGTCGGCCGGCTACAACGAGATGGTGGCCAAGTTGATCGAGGCCTCCACCCGCCGCAAGGTGACGGAGATGCGCTACTTCTCCGTCAGCAGCAACCGTCAGAAGGACTACATCGTCCACCCCTACGTCGTCGAGTATTCCGACGGCGGCCTCTACCTGCGCGCCTACGTGCCTGAATACGACGAGGTGCGCCTGTTCGCCGCGGAGCGGCTCAAGAAGATCCGGATCACGGACGAGTCGTTCACGCCGGTGAAGGCGGTGAGCGGCGAGGATTTCGAGCCGTCGCTCGGCCTCGGCAACGGCAAGCCCGAGCGCGTGGTGCTCGAGTTCTCCTCGCGCGTCGCACCCTATGTGCGCGAGCGCGTGTGGCACAAGTCGCAGCAGATCGACGAGCTACCGGACGGCGGCTTGCGGCTCGGGCTGAAAGTCTCCCGCGACTGGGCGCTGCACGGATGGGTCCTGAGCTGGGGCCCCCACGTGCGCGTGACGGCGCCGTCGACGCTCGCCCACGAGATCCTCGACATGCTGGACGATGCCAGGGATTTCTATGTGCCGCGGTTGAACCTCGAGCCGGCGTTCACTCCGGCCGCTCCCGCTTCGGTCGCGGCCTCCCTCCCGCTTCGTCTTGCTAGCGCCCCTCGCCGAGCTCCAGTTCGTCGTGATGCAGCCGGTCGATGA
- a CDS encoding AAA family ATPase, whose amino-acid sequence MNPDLRQLIHDALKSGDSLTKPWSSLVLAACDGRDALDSVLQNTKTTTKADEKATATTHAGAYLTSLTVEGFRGIGPRQTLTLTPGPGLTIVVGRNGSGKSSFAEALEVLLTGDSKRWSDRSKIWKEGWRNLHQAHPAAIEAELLLEGGGHAKVGCSWDAGGELDAQKTTAQLKGKPKTTLQALGWTDALESYRPFLSYNELGSMLDEGPSKLYDALSLVLGLEDLVNAQNALAEARLARQKPFDAADEVRGHLVEQLKTLIAEEPDDRASQCLDALTAKNWGLDAAEKIVSVGGAPPATQDTVVLTRAAALDAGDPSLVAAAVTALRSADQKLKAVAGSDADGARQVASLLEAALAFHADHGDADCPVCGGKKGLTSAWAKKSRAEIDRLKIAAAASDDAHRGAEAARRKAIEMMAAPPKLLAQLFEIGLEGLDTARTQWDTWHAGSTIKDLAELAIHLESRHGAFFDAIDVLKTAAAAELKRREDRWRPIAQSIAGWLDLARKARAAAEDIPRIKEAEKWLKDASSDIRNQRFAPIADKAMATWEHLRQQSNVTLGKIELVGAGTKRKVSLDVTVDGVAGAALGVMSQGELHSLALSLFLPRATLPESPFRFVVIDDPVQSMDPSRVDGLARALEETALTRQVIVFTHDERLPEAVRRLGIESRNIMVTRRPNSVVEVRKSLDPVRPPSPRLRRARRSRPACAGAGAHHRPARIHCCDAVFSILPGPPKPWRRRPAPRSKPR is encoded by the coding sequence ATGAACCCTGACCTGCGCCAACTGATTCACGACGCTCTGAAGTCCGGGGACTCTCTCACCAAGCCCTGGAGCAGCCTCGTCCTCGCCGCCTGCGACGGCCGCGATGCCCTCGACAGCGTCCTCCAGAACACCAAGACAACGACGAAGGCCGACGAGAAGGCAACGGCAACCACCCACGCCGGCGCATATCTCACCTCCCTCACCGTCGAAGGCTTCCGCGGCATCGGCCCCAGGCAAACACTCACCCTCACTCCCGGCCCCGGCCTCACCATCGTCGTTGGGCGTAACGGGTCGGGGAAGTCCAGCTTCGCTGAGGCGCTGGAAGTGCTACTCACCGGCGATAGCAAGCGCTGGTCGGACCGCTCGAAAATCTGGAAGGAAGGCTGGCGCAACCTGCATCAGGCGCATCCGGCCGCCATTGAGGCGGAGCTCCTCCTGGAGGGCGGCGGGCACGCCAAGGTCGGCTGCTCGTGGGACGCGGGTGGCGAGCTTGATGCGCAGAAGACAACCGCGCAGCTCAAGGGCAAGCCGAAGACGACGCTGCAGGCGCTGGGGTGGACGGATGCGCTTGAGTCGTATCGCCCATTTCTCTCCTACAACGAGCTGGGCTCCATGCTGGACGAGGGCCCGTCGAAACTCTACGACGCGCTGTCGCTGGTGCTGGGTCTCGAGGATCTCGTCAACGCGCAGAACGCGCTCGCCGAGGCACGTCTTGCCAGGCAGAAGCCCTTCGACGCGGCAGACGAAGTGCGCGGGCATCTGGTTGAGCAACTGAAGACGCTGATCGCCGAGGAGCCAGACGATCGCGCGTCCCAGTGCCTGGACGCGCTCACGGCGAAGAACTGGGGATTGGATGCGGCCGAGAAGATAGTGAGCGTCGGAGGGGCGCCGCCCGCGACCCAGGACACCGTCGTGTTGACGCGTGCAGCAGCGCTTGATGCCGGCGATCCTTCGCTGGTCGCCGCCGCGGTGACCGCGCTCCGATCCGCCGATCAGAAACTGAAGGCCGTTGCCGGCAGCGATGCCGACGGCGCTCGGCAAGTCGCCTCGCTGCTCGAAGCGGCCCTCGCCTTCCACGCCGATCACGGCGATGCCGATTGCCCGGTGTGCGGCGGCAAGAAGGGGCTCACGTCGGCATGGGCCAAGAAAAGCCGCGCGGAGATCGATCGCCTCAAGATTGCCGCGGCGGCGAGCGACGATGCGCATCGGGGAGCGGAAGCGGCGCGGCGGAAGGCGATAGAGATGATGGCGGCGCCGCCGAAACTGCTGGCGCAATTGTTCGAGATTGGCCTCGAAGGGCTCGACACCGCGCGCACGCAGTGGGACACGTGGCATGCCGGCTCCACCATCAAAGACCTGGCGGAACTCGCCATCCACCTGGAGAGCCGTCACGGCGCGTTCTTCGACGCCATCGACGTGTTGAAGACGGCCGCGGCCGCGGAACTGAAGCGGCGCGAAGACCGCTGGCGGCCCATCGCGCAGTCCATCGCCGGCTGGCTCGACCTCGCCCGCAAGGCGCGTGCGGCCGCGGAAGACATCCCGCGCATCAAAGAGGCCGAGAAGTGGCTGAAGGACGCCTCGTCTGACATCCGCAACCAGCGCTTCGCCCCCATCGCAGACAAGGCCATGGCCACCTGGGAACACCTGCGCCAGCAGAGCAACGTCACGCTCGGCAAGATCGAGCTGGTGGGCGCAGGCACCAAGCGCAAGGTATCGCTCGACGTCACCGTGGACGGCGTCGCCGGCGCCGCCCTGGGCGTGATGAGCCAGGGCGAACTGCACTCGCTGGCCCTCAGCCTATTCCTGCCACGCGCCACCCTGCCCGAAAGCCCGTTCCGGTTCGTGGTCATCGACGACCCGGTGCAATCCATGGACCCCTCCCGCGTCGACGGCCTGGCCCGCGCGCTCGAAGAGACCGCGCTCACGCGGCAGGTGATCGTGTTCACCCACGACGAGCGACTGCCCGAAGCCGTCCGCCGCCTCGGCATCGAGAGCCGGAACATCATGGTCACGCGGCGTCCGAATTCTGTGGTGGAGGTCAGGAAGTCGCTCGATCCCGTCCGGCCCCCTTCGCCAAGGCTTCGGCGGGCCAGGCGCAGTCGTCCAGCATGTGCTGGCGCTGGTGCACACCACCGACCTGCCCGAATCCATTGTTGCGACGCAGTGTTCAGCATTCTGCCTGGCCCGCCGAAGCCTTGGCGGAGGCGGCCCGCGCCGCGCTCGAAGCCGCGCTGA